From Scylla paramamosain isolate STU-SP2022 chromosome 18, ASM3559412v1, whole genome shotgun sequence, one genomic window encodes:
- the LOC135109035 gene encoding UDP-glycosyltransferase UGT5-like — protein MKLAAILLLTLAAVSEASRVLMVLSLGSPSHKNIFTPLAESLGRRGHQVTVASLHAAPPNASRSYTDLAATTAWESVRKVTGEFDVFKMRKVNGGKDVNSQVMKKVLRHLPKYCEAFLQDPGLKSAWTTRPDLILLPAFMNECGLAFVHKFKAPFMYVTTSGLTPWTADLLGSPENPAYVPNQYLSYGDHMTLWERTVNTLVRLASPYLRKHLVLNKLDGVVQRVLGDSTVSLSELEKNVSMVLVNSHYSLGHPRPLMPNVVEVGAMHCRPARPLQDKALREFIDSSPVPVVLFSLGSTIRSEQMPATVRDSLVAAFRRLPYRVVWKWEGAALTNLPPNVMTRPWLSQQDVLGHKNVRAFVTHGGLLSLQEAVYHNVPVVGMPLMSDQHLNVRQAVTLGLGRQLTVESLSEDAVYDAITSVVEEPGFQERVGQRSRLLRDQETTPLERAVYWSEHVLRYGGAQHLRSVAADMPLHQYLLVDVAAVLVAAAVVVVLLLWWALRAATRCLVRGLKKAAGKLLMAVRVHAKMQ, from the exons ATGAAACTCGCAGCCATCTTGCTGCTGACACTTGCTGCGGTGAGTGAGGCCTCCCGTGTGCTCATGGTGCTTTCCCTGGGATCCCCGTCTCACAAGAACATCTTCACTCCTCTGGCTGAGTCCCTGGGGCGGCGAGGACACCAAGTAACCGTGGCGTCGCTGCACGCTGCCCCGCCCAACGCCTCCCGCTCCTACACCGACCTTGCTGCCACCACCGCCTGGGAGTCAGTCAGGAAAGTGACGGGCGAGTTCGATGTCTTCAAGATGCGCAAGGTCAATGGAGGCAAGGATGTAAACTCTCAAGTAATGAAGAAAGTCCTCCGCCATCTGCCCAAGTACTGCGAAGCCTTTCTGCAAGATCCCGGCCTGAAGAGTGCCTGGACCACCCGCCCTGACCTCATCCTTCTGCCAGCCTTCATGAACGAGTGCGGCCTGGCATTCGTGCACAAGTTCAAGGCGCCCTTCATGTACGTGACCACCTCTGGCCTCACCCCGTGGACGGCAGACCTGCTGGGCAGCCCCGAGAACCCCGCCTACGTGCCCAACCAGTACCTGAGCTACGGGGACCACATGACTCTGTGGGAGAGGACCGTCAACACGCTGGTCAG GCTGGCCAGCCCTTACCTCCGCAAACACTTGGTGCTGAACAAGCTGGACGGCGTGGTGCAGCGTGTGCTGGGCGACTCCACGGTGTCCCTCTCCGAACTGGAGAAGAACGTGTCGATGGTGCTGGTCAATTCCCACTACTCCCTTGGACATCCCCGACCCCTCATGCCCAACGTGGTGGAGGTGGGCGCCATGCACTGCCGACCGGCACGCCCCCTCCAGGACAAGGCTCTGCGGGAGTTCATCGACTCGTCGCCCGTGCCCGTGGTCCTCTTCAGCCTGGGCTCCACCATCCGCAGCGAGCAGATGCCGGCCACTGTGAGGGACTCGCTGGTGGCGGCGTTCAGGCGCCTTCCCTACCGCGTCGTGTGGAAATGGGAGGGTGCTGCCCTGACGAACCTGCCGCCCAACGTGATGACGCGCCCCTGGCTGTCCCAGCAGGATGTCTTGGGCCACAAGAACGTGCGTGCCTTCGTCACACACGGCGGACTGCTGTCGCTGCAGGAGGCAGTGTACCACAACGTGCCCGTGGTGGGGATGCCACTCATGAGCGACCAGCACCTGAACGTGAGGCAAGCCGTGACGCTGGGCCTGGGTCGCCAGCTCACCGTGGAGTCTCTGTCTGAAGACGCCGTGTACGACGCCATCACATCGGTGGTGGAGGAGCCCGGCTTCCAGGAGCGCGTGGGGCAGCGGTCACGCCTGCTGCGGGACCAGGAGACCACCCCTCTGGAGCGCGCCGTGTACTGGAGCGAGCACGTGCTGCGCTATGGCGGCGCTCAACATCTGCGCTCAGTGGCTGCCGACATGCCGCTGCACCAGTACCTGCTGGTGGACGTGGCGGCCgtgctggtggcggcggcagtggtggtggtgctgctgctgtggtgggcATTGCGGGCAGCGACTCGTTGTCTCGTTCGGGGACTCAAGAAGGCTGCAGGGAAGCTGCTGATGGCCGTGAGAGTTCATGCCAAGATGCAGTAA